One Bombus fervidus isolate BK054 chromosome 5, iyBomFerv1, whole genome shotgun sequence DNA window includes the following coding sequences:
- the LOC139987286 gene encoding uncharacterized protein isoform X2: MILGNVKKRLEEDYDDYFSLHDDDFYHDAEDSNDILEIDQPSTEATMNHYDYYRYTLHNIYPNEPKSVLVTASATKHQKTKQELIEQSVQTSRNCTSSIHKFRFANSNLNCNHSSLREQECSPSSSIEYCSARDVSLSKLQSPHDNCFSNDVSFKDDNMFQDTREFFDHIPVDSYTVCCYQRNSTPNFSNSSKLITESLDFGTLTDYSRDQFRITSNERLNEESEKKVREKWKGYVRKVDLLPTYDFDTDSSYSDDSLNRRIDVVIKEFTENLILSERKAKTKLRKMENSTRHRQTSKRRKNRQQHADKQTEQQKSRVP, translated from the coding sequence ATGATCCTTGGAAACGTGAAGAAACGATTGGAGGAAGACTATGATGATTATTTTTCGCTTCACGATGACGATTTTTACCACGATGCAGAAGATTCaaatgatattttagaaatagaTCAACCTTCTACAGAAGCTACTATGAATCACTATGATTACTATCGATAcacgttacataatatttaccCCAACGAACCGAAATCTGTACTGGTAACAGCGTCGGCAACGAAGCACCAAAAAACGAAGCAAGAATTGATAGAACAGTCGGTACAAACCTCCCGAAACTGTACATCTTCCATTCACAAATTTCGTTTCGCAAATTCAAACTTGAATTGCAATCACAGCTCGTTAAGAGAGCAAGAATGCAGTCCAAGCTCGTCGATCGAGTATTGCTCCGCTAGGGACGTTTCTTTATCAAAGTTGCAATCGCCCCACGACAATTGTTTTTCAAACGACGTTTCGTTCAAAGACGACAACATGTTCCAAGACACTAGGGAATTTTTCGATCACATCCCAGTGGATTCCTACACTGTGTGCTGTTACCAACGGAACTCAACGCCAAACTTTTCGAATTCGTCTAAATTGATCACCGAATCTCTAGATTTTGGAACCTTAACTGATTATTCACGTGATCAGTTTCGAATTACGTCGAACGAACGACTCAACGAGGAAAGCGAGAAGAAGGTTAGAGAGAAGTGGAAAGGTTATGTGAGAAAAGTGGATTTGCTGCCTACTTACGATTTTGACACGGACAGCAGTTATTCGGATGACTCGCTTAATCGAAGAATCGATGTTGTGATAAAAGAGTTCACAGAGAATCTGATTCTAAGTGAGAGAAAGGCGAAGACGAAATTGAGGAAGATGGAAAATTCTACGAGACATAGGCAGACGAGTAAACGACGGAAGAATAGGCAACAA